The Candidatus Poribacteria bacterium genome contains a region encoding:
- a CDS encoding SpoIIE family protein phosphatase: protein MDDVLKSRISSIGSIVRSISSQAGNLSSLCRSVLTEMLRIFNLSRGAVLIYEDEKGRLSVESSAGFNLSDEEIQRLISGGLITTPRPIDLPSGASLMLPLTISGRFLGAVILGDKFDGGKLEGWEIEMLSLMAAYLAVWIYNFKLIEQLRTANFELNHKVLQLEMLHEIGMGISSISIDLDELQDQVLTQAVALLNCRGGCIMLMDESRRRLHVTKSFEGEDLIGMEIELKDGALARVIDENEVLSVKGGDTLPFDGTKFLMAPIRGQHQTLGVLVVWDKESRDGGILNFTEEDGALLSTFALQAGVAIENVRLYREALEKREIEADIKAAADIQKHLLPESDPEIDGLEISGLSVPCRGIGGDYYGYIRKDGRLSISIGDVAGKGIQAALMMASLWAGLQAEAHDHDDPSEVAASLNALMFKTTPPEKFATFFYGEIDLEDFVTLYVNAGHNPPMMISNDGKISYLTEGGLPLGMFQNDIVSYSTGKLHFKTGDVLILYTDGVTETTNSEGEVFGDERLKRVALETRHLSAVRIKEEIYRNVIRFQGDEPQFDDLTLIVVKRV from the coding sequence ATGGATGATGTCTTGAAGTCGAGGATCTCCTCGATCGGTTCCATCGTCAGATCCATCTCATCTCAGGCCGGGAACCTAAGCTCGTTATGTCGATCCGTGCTGACGGAGATGTTAAGGATCTTCAACCTAAGCAGGGGCGCCGTGCTGATCTATGAGGACGAGAAGGGCAGATTGAGTGTGGAGAGTTCCGCCGGATTCAACCTGAGCGATGAGGAGATACAGAGGCTGATATCCGGCGGCCTTATAACCACACCCCGCCCGATCGATCTACCGTCAGGGGCATCCCTGATGTTGCCCCTGACCATCTCGGGCCGATTTCTCGGCGCCGTGATATTGGGGGACAAGTTCGACGGCGGGAAGCTGGAGGGATGGGAGATCGAGATGCTCTCCCTCATGGCCGCCTATCTGGCGGTATGGATCTACAACTTCAAGCTGATCGAGCAGCTGCGCACGGCCAACTTCGAGCTCAATCACAAAGTCCTCCAGCTTGAGATGTTACACGAGATCGGCATGGGTATAAGTTCCATATCGATAGATCTCGATGAACTGCAGGATCAGGTGCTCACCCAGGCCGTCGCCCTCTTAAACTGCAGGGGCGGCTGCATAATGTTGATGGACGAATCACGGAGGAGATTGCACGTGACCAAATCGTTTGAGGGCGAGGATCTGATCGGGATGGAGATCGAATTGAAGGATGGGGCGTTGGCCAGGGTTATCGACGAGAACGAGGTCCTCTCGGTTAAGGGCGGCGATACCCTTCCCTTCGACGGAACCAAGTTCCTGATGGCCCCGATAAGGGGGCAACATCAGACGCTCGGCGTTCTGGTTGTTTGGGACAAGGAAAGCAGGGATGGGGGAATATTGAATTTCACGGAGGAGGACGGGGCGTTGCTCTCGACCTTCGCCCTTCAGGCGGGCGTCGCTATCGAGAACGTCAGGCTTTACAGGGAAGCCCTTGAGAAGAGGGAGATAGAGGCGGATATCAAGGCCGCCGCCGATATACAGAAACATCTCCTCCCCGAATCCGACCCGGAGATAGATGGGCTGGAGATATCCGGGCTGAGCGTGCCGTGTCGGGGCATCGGAGGGGATTACTATGGATATATACGGAAGGACGGCAGGCTCAGCATCTCCATAGGCGATGTGGCCGGGAAGGGGATACAGGCGGCACTGATGATGGCCAGCCTCTGGGCAGGGCTTCAGGCGGAAGCACATGATCACGATGACCCCTCTGAGGTGGCCGCCAGCCTTAACGCCCTGATGTTTAAAACCACCCCCCCGGAGAAATTCGCTACCTTCTTCTACGGCGAGATCGACCTCGAGGATTTCGTTACACTATACGTCAACGCAGGCCATAACCCGCCCATGATGATATCAAACGATGGGAAGATCAGCTATCTGACCGAGGGCGGTCTGCCGCTCGGAATGTTCCAAAACGATATCGTGAGCTACTCCACCGGAAAGCTCCACTTTAAAACGGGAGACGTGCTGATCCTGTATACGGATGGCGTGACGGAGACGACCAACTCCGAGGGTGAGGTCTTCGGGGATGAGAGGTTGAAACGAGTGGCGCTTGAAACCAGACATCTATCTGCCGTCCGTATAAAGGAGGAGATATATCGGAACGTCATCCGGTTTCAGGGGGATGAGCCCCAGTTCGACGACCTCACCCTGATCGTGGTCAAAAGGGTCTAA
- a CDS encoding SLBB domain-containing protein, with protein sequence MRISLAHLWMGGLILSVLLLTCLAGITQEYKVGPGDMLYVVVWGYDELSGLVPVSPDGTIALPSPIGIVQVEGLTTKEISDLLAKRLSDYIRNPQVTVSLREFGYNIHIYGEVVTPGYYKVPDKTTLQEVISRAGGLTPYADVEHIRITSFNKDGSRRVRVINYRKYLRENDESSNPFVMSDDLIFVPRLKTEDYLKKVVSVLGSVQNPGVFDLEDAKRLMDVISLAGGFTVDADLEKVSVVDLSTGRYDVRIVNLKRFLQENDPSCNPPIHPRTVIYVPSTRIPEELTYPINVVGQVLRPGVYRVKAEKARVLDAIFSAGGFAQGADIERVTVIPDQGEMKRLNLKRFLTEGDMSQNPRLNEGDTVIVPVSPLAKQLSVVDTAFVPYKTISVIGEVRNPGTFQVPIHATLLDLLIIAGGTTSTADLERVTLIRKASEGKKFEIDVKRVLTEGEFNLLPKLESGDTVFIPQKKESIWRQIVRLAADLSTIAALILILMGRR encoded by the coding sequence ATGCGCATATCCCTCGCCCACCTGTGGATGGGCGGTTTGATCCTGTCGGTTCTGCTTCTGACCTGTTTGGCTGGAATCACCCAGGAATATAAAGTCGGTCCCGGAGACATGCTTTACGTTGTGGTGTGGGGTTATGATGAGCTCAGCGGACTCGTGCCCGTATCGCCAGACGGCACCATAGCTCTCCCCTCACCGATCGGAATCGTTCAGGTGGAGGGGCTGACCACCAAGGAGATCAGCGATCTGCTGGCGAAAAGGCTTTCAGATTACATACGTAATCCTCAGGTTACGGTCTCGCTTAGGGAGTTCGGATATAACATCCATATCTATGGCGAGGTCGTCACCCCCGGATATTATAAAGTCCCTGATAAAACCACCCTCCAGGAGGTTATCTCGCGCGCTGGCGGGCTTACCCCCTACGCCGACGTGGAACATATAAGGATAACCTCCTTCAATAAGGATGGCTCCCGTAGGGTGAGGGTGATAAATTATCGTAAGTATCTCAGGGAAAACGACGAGTCCTCCAATCCCTTCGTTATGTCGGACGATCTCATATTCGTTCCCAGACTTAAAACTGAGGATTATCTGAAGAAGGTCGTCAGCGTCCTGGGTTCAGTTCAAAACCCCGGCGTCTTCGACCTGGAGGATGCGAAAAGGCTGATGGATGTGATCTCACTCGCGGGCGGATTTACCGTGGATGCCGATCTCGAAAAGGTCAGCGTAGTCGATCTCAGCACCGGCCGATATGACGTCCGGATAGTTAATCTAAAGAGATTTCTCCAGGAGAACGATCCCTCATGTAACCCGCCCATCCATCCCCGAACGGTGATATACGTTCCGAGCACGAGGATCCCTGAGGAGCTGACATATCCGATAAACGTGGTCGGTCAGGTTCTCAGACCAGGTGTATACCGCGTTAAGGCGGAGAAGGCGAGGGTGCTGGACGCCATCTTCTCCGCCGGAGGGTTCGCTCAAGGCGCCGATATAGAGAGGGTCACGGTGATACCGGATCAGGGGGAGATGAAAAGGCTGAATTTGAAGAGGTTCCTCACGGAAGGAGATATGTCACAAAACCCCCGTCTTAATGAAGGAGATACGGTTATAGTTCCCGTTTCCCCATTGGCCAAACAGCTTTCCGTCGTGGATACCGCCTTCGTCCCCTATAAAACGATCAGCGTGATAGGTGAGGTGAGAAACCCTGGAACCTTCCAGGTCCCAATTCACGCAACCCTGCTGGATCTCCTGATAATCGCCGGAGGAACCACGTCCACCGCCGATCTGGAAAGGGTGACGTTGATAAGAAAGGCGAGCGAGGGAAAGAAGTTCGAGATAGACGTAAAGCGGGTTTTAACCGAGGGCGAGTTCAACCTCCTTCCAAAGCTGGAATCCGGCGATACGGTCTTCATCCCTCAGAAAAAGGAGAGCATATGGCGTCAAATAGTAAGGTTGGCGGCAGATCTCTCAACCATAGCCGCCCTGATCCTGATCCTTATGGGACGCCGATAA